From one Meiothermus cerbereus DSM 11376 genomic stretch:
- a CDS encoding sensor histidine kinase has translation MRVLPRKAAQAIPLALPRAKGGLWGGFRSRLMLSMSAVVLLTALLVGGVGFVRFQDTLSREARQDLDSITNAVEQALIITPERVMLDPGRLPRLVELGSSRFRVMRGEQVFLEIGGRFPFESLNWLKTERLLEHGFVLQAALDTRSQNEALRAFWRTELLALPLSLLLALVAAYLLVGYLMRPIRHLTEATRAIAQQRFPKPVPVPPGQDELSDLAESFNRMTRAVEGFLERERNFSRYTSHELRTPLATLRVQVEALEQGLLPPEESLPAIKGSLERLERLLAGLLALTRSPQKDPEPLDVGIALRSVVQSLSSKEQQRIILEGDLGAQVLGYGELLQQALGNLLSNALKFSQGEVQVEVRQADMTHIFIRDRGPGVREEDLLRLGNPFLRLQPRVEGMGLGLALVRHIATLLGGRLEFRNRPGGGLEAILSLPGLEVRRG, from the coding sequence GTGCGAGTGCTGCCGCGCAAAGCTGCCCAGGCCATCCCGCTGGCCCTGCCCAGAGCAAAAGGAGGGCTGTGGGGGGGCTTTCGCAGCCGTCTGATGCTTAGCATGTCGGCAGTGGTTTTGCTGACGGCTTTGCTGGTGGGGGGGGTGGGGTTTGTGCGCTTTCAGGATACTTTGAGCCGGGAAGCCAGACAGGATCTCGACTCCATAACCAATGCGGTAGAACAGGCCCTGATCATCACCCCTGAACGGGTCATGCTCGACCCGGGTCGCCTGCCCAGGCTGGTTGAACTGGGCAGCAGCCGGTTTCGGGTGATGCGGGGCGAGCAGGTGTTTCTGGAAATCGGCGGGCGTTTCCCTTTTGAAAGTTTAAACTGGCTCAAAACCGAACGCTTGCTCGAGCATGGGTTTGTGCTACAGGCTGCGCTCGATACCCGCAGCCAGAACGAAGCCTTGCGGGCTTTCTGGCGCACTGAGCTGCTGGCCCTGCCGCTTTCGCTGCTGCTGGCGCTGGTTGCAGCCTACCTGCTTGTTGGCTATCTGATGCGACCCATACGGCACCTAACCGAAGCCACCCGTGCCATCGCCCAGCAGCGGTTTCCCAAGCCCGTTCCGGTGCCGCCCGGCCAGGATGAGCTCTCCGATCTGGCCGAGAGTTTTAACCGCATGACCCGGGCGGTGGAAGGTTTTTTGGAGCGGGAGCGCAATTTCTCCCGTTACACCTCGCACGAGCTACGAACGCCGTTGGCGACTCTTCGTGTACAGGTAGAGGCCCTCGAGCAGGGGCTCTTGCCGCCGGAGGAGTCGCTGCCGGCCATCAAGGGCAGCCTGGAGCGTCTGGAGCGTCTGCTGGCCGGTTTGCTGGCCCTGACCCGCAGCCCCCAAAAAGACCCCGAGCCGCTTGATGTGGGCATAGCTTTACGCTCGGTGGTGCAAAGCCTTTCCAGCAAAGAACAGCAGCGCATTATTCTGGAAGGTGACCTGGGGGCTCAGGTGCTGGGTTATGGAGAGCTTTTGCAACAGGCCCTGGGCAACCTGCTCAGCAATGCGCTCAAGTTTAGTCAGGGGGAGGTGCAGGTCGAAGTCAGACAGGCGGACATGACCCATATTTTCATCCGTGATCGGGGGCCAGGGGTGCGCGAGGAAGACCTGCTGCGCCTGGGCAACCCCTTCCTGCGGCTTCAGCCCAGGGTGGAGGGAATGGGTTTGGGACTGGCTCTGGTTCGGCATATCGCTACCTTATTGGGGGGCAGGTTGGAGTTCCGTAACCGGCCAGGGGGTGGCCTCGAGGCCATCCTGAGCCTACCCGGACTCGAGGTGCGCCGTGGGTAG
- a CDS encoding response regulator transcription factor, whose product MSYYLHRFGIKPFSLEELLARVRALLRRGGTTRQTVLERGPLRMEFDSRKVYWNQRLVSLSDKEFALLERLALHPERVFGVDELLEKLFPNTESGHRILRVYVHRLREKLGENVIATLPGGYVLGV is encoded by the coding sequence ATGAGTTATTATCTACATAGATTTGGTATAAAACCTTTCTCCCTCGAGGAGCTGCTGGCGCGGGTGCGGGCTTTGCTGCGGCGGGGGGGTACTACGCGCCAGACCGTGCTCGAGCGTGGCCCCCTGCGGATGGAGTTTGATAGCCGCAAGGTGTATTGGAATCAACGGCTGGTTTCACTCTCAGACAAAGAGTTTGCCCTGCTGGAGCGCCTGGCCCTGCACCCTGAACGGGTTTTTGGGGTGGACGAGCTGCTGGAGAAGTTGTTTCCCAACACCGAGTCGGGCCACCGGATTCTGCGGGTATATGTACATCGTTTAAGGGAGAAGTTAGGGGAGAATGTAATAGCCACCCTGCCCGGGGGCTATGTGCTGGGGGTCTAA